One Saimiri boliviensis isolate mSaiBol1 chromosome 17, mSaiBol1.pri, whole genome shotgun sequence genomic window carries:
- the ADAM11 gene encoding disintegrin and metalloproteinase domain-containing protein 11 isoform X12: MQGTRLPVRCACPVGSSKASEAEKEKVRRGHPTVHSETKYVELIVINDHQLFEQMRQSVVLTSNFAKSVVNLADVIYKEQLNTRIVLVAMETWADGDKIQVQDDLLETLARLMVYRREGLPEPSDATHLFSGRTFQSTSSGAAYVGGICSLSRGGGVNEYGNMGAMAVTLAQTLGQNLGMMWNKHRSSAGDCKCPDIWLGCIMEDTGFYLPRKFSRCSIDEYNQFLQEGGGSCLFNKPLKLLDPPECGNGFVEAGEECDCGSVQECSRAGGNCCKKCTLTHDAMCSDGLCCRRCKYEPRGVSCREAVNECDIAETCTGDSSQCPPNLHKLDGYYCDHEQGRCYGGRCKTRDRQCQALWGHAAADRFCYEKLNVEGTERGSCGRKGSGWVQCSKQDVLCGFLLCVNISGAPRLGDLVGDISSVTFYHQGKELDCRGGHVQLADGSDLSYVEDGTACGPNMLCLDHRCLPASAFNFSTCPGSGERRICSHHGVCSNEGKCICQPDWTGKDCSIHNPLPTSPPTGETERYKGPSGTNIIIGSIAGAVLVAAIVLGGTGWGFKNIRRGRSGGA; this comes from the exons ATGCAGGGAACCAG GCTGCCTGTTCGCTGTGCCTGCCCAGTCGGCTCCTCCAAAGCATCCGAGGCTGAGAAGGAAAAG GTCCGCCGGGGCCACCCTACAGTGCACAGTGAGACCAAGTACGTGGAGCTAATTGTGATCAATGACCACCAGCTG ttcgAGCAGATGCGACAGTCAGTGGTCCTCACCAGCAACTTTGCCAAGTCCGTGGTGAACCTGGCCGATGTG ATATACAAGGAGCAGCTCAACACTCGCATTGTCCTGGTTGCCATGGAAACATGGGCAGATGGGGACAAGATCCAGGTGCAGGATGACCTCCTGGAGACCCTGGCCCGGCTCATGGTCTACCGACGGGAAGGCCTACCTGAGCCCAGCGATGCCACCCACCTCTTCTC GGGCAGGACCTTCCAGAGCACCAGCAGCGGGGCAGCCTACGTGGGGGGCATCTGCTCCCTGTCCCGGGGTGGGGGTGTGAACGAG TACGGCAACATGGGGGCGATGGCCGTGACCCTGGCCCAGACGCTGGGGCAGAACCTGGGCATGATGTGGAACAAACACCGGAGCTCAGCAG GGGACTGCAAGTGTCCCGACATCTGGCTGGGCTGCATCATGGAGGACACTGG GTTCTACCTGCCCCGAAAGTTCTCGCGCTGCAGCATCGACGAGTACAACCAGTTTCTGCAGGAGGGTGGTGGGAGCTGCCTCTTCAACAAGCCCCTCAAG CTCCTGGACCCCCCAGAGTGCGGGAACGGCTTCGTGGAGGCAGGGGAGGAGTGCGACTGCGGCTCGGTGCAG GAGTGCAGCCGCGCGGGTGGCAACTGCTGCAAGAAATGCACCCTGACTCATGATGCCATGTGCAGCGACGGGCTCTGCTGTCGCCGCTGCAAG TACGAGCCACGGGGTGTGTCCTGCAGAGAGGCCGTGAACGAGTGCGACATCGCGGAGACCTGCACTGGGGACTCGAGCCAG TGCCCCCCTAACCTGCACAAGCTGGACGGTTACTACTGTGACCATGAGCAG GGCCGCTGCTATGGAGGTCGCTGTAAAACCCGGGACCGGCAGTGCCAGGCCCTTTGGGGCCATG CGGCTGCTGATCGCTTCTGCTACGAGAAGCTGAACGTGGAGGGGACAGAGCGTGGGAGCTGTGGGCGAAAGGGatcgggctgggtgcagtgcagTAAGCA GGACGTGCTGTGTGGCTTCCTCCTCTGTGTCAACATCTCTGGAGCTCCTCGGCTAGGGGACCTGGTGGGGGACATCAGTAGTGTCACCTTCTACCACCAGGGCAAGGAGCTGGACTGCAG GGGAGGCCACGTGCAGCTGGCAGATGGCTCCGACCTGAGCTACGTGGAGGACGGCACGGCCTGCGGACCCAACATGCTATGCCTGGACCATCGCTGCCTGCCAGCCTCCGCCTTCAACTTCAGCACCTGCCCCGGCAGTGGGGAGCGCCGGATTTGCTCCCACCATGGG GTCTGCAGCAATGAAGGCAAGTGCATTTGTCAGCCAGACTGGACAGGCAAAGACTGCAGTATCCACAACCCCCTGCCCACGTCCCCACCCACGGGGGAGACGGAGAGATACAAAG gtccCAGCGGTACCAACATCATCATTGGCTCCATCGCCGGGGCTGTCCTGGTTGCAGCCATCGTCCTGGGCGGCACAGGCTGGGGATTTaa
- the ADAM11 gene encoding disintegrin and metalloproteinase domain-containing protein 11 isoform X11 produces MQGTRLPVRCACPVGSSKASEAEKEKVRRGHPTVHSETKYVELIVINDHQLFEQMRQSVVLTSNFAKSVVNLADVIYKEQLNTRIVLVAMETWADGDKIQVQDDLLETLARLMVYRREGLPEPSDATHLFSGRTFQSTSSGAAYVGGICSLSRGGGVNEYGNMGAMAVTLAQTLGQNLGMMWNKHRSSAGDCKCPDIWLGCIMEDTGFYLPRKFSRCSIDEYNQFLQEGGGSCLFNKPLKLLDPPECGNGFVEAGEECDCGSVQECSRAGGNCCKKCTLTHDAMCSDGLCCRRCKYEPRGVSCREAVNECDIAETCTGDSSQCPPNLHKLDGYYCDHEQGRCYGGRCKTRDRQCQALWGHAAADRFCYEKLNVEGTERGSCGRKGSGWVQCSKQDVLCGFLLCVNISGAPRLGDLVGDISSVTFYHQGKELDCRGGHVQLADGSDLSYVEDGTACGPNMLCLDHRCLPASAFNFSTCPGSGERRICSHHGVCSNEGKCICQPDWTGKDCSIHNPLPTSPPTGETERYKGPSGTNIIIGSIAGAVLVAAIVLGGTGWGFKNIRRGRYDPTQQGAV; encoded by the exons ATGCAGGGAACCAG GCTGCCTGTTCGCTGTGCCTGCCCAGTCGGCTCCTCCAAAGCATCCGAGGCTGAGAAGGAAAAG GTCCGCCGGGGCCACCCTACAGTGCACAGTGAGACCAAGTACGTGGAGCTAATTGTGATCAATGACCACCAGCTG ttcgAGCAGATGCGACAGTCAGTGGTCCTCACCAGCAACTTTGCCAAGTCCGTGGTGAACCTGGCCGATGTG ATATACAAGGAGCAGCTCAACACTCGCATTGTCCTGGTTGCCATGGAAACATGGGCAGATGGGGACAAGATCCAGGTGCAGGATGACCTCCTGGAGACCCTGGCCCGGCTCATGGTCTACCGACGGGAAGGCCTACCTGAGCCCAGCGATGCCACCCACCTCTTCTC GGGCAGGACCTTCCAGAGCACCAGCAGCGGGGCAGCCTACGTGGGGGGCATCTGCTCCCTGTCCCGGGGTGGGGGTGTGAACGAG TACGGCAACATGGGGGCGATGGCCGTGACCCTGGCCCAGACGCTGGGGCAGAACCTGGGCATGATGTGGAACAAACACCGGAGCTCAGCAG GGGACTGCAAGTGTCCCGACATCTGGCTGGGCTGCATCATGGAGGACACTGG GTTCTACCTGCCCCGAAAGTTCTCGCGCTGCAGCATCGACGAGTACAACCAGTTTCTGCAGGAGGGTGGTGGGAGCTGCCTCTTCAACAAGCCCCTCAAG CTCCTGGACCCCCCAGAGTGCGGGAACGGCTTCGTGGAGGCAGGGGAGGAGTGCGACTGCGGCTCGGTGCAG GAGTGCAGCCGCGCGGGTGGCAACTGCTGCAAGAAATGCACCCTGACTCATGATGCCATGTGCAGCGACGGGCTCTGCTGTCGCCGCTGCAAG TACGAGCCACGGGGTGTGTCCTGCAGAGAGGCCGTGAACGAGTGCGACATCGCGGAGACCTGCACTGGGGACTCGAGCCAG TGCCCCCCTAACCTGCACAAGCTGGACGGTTACTACTGTGACCATGAGCAG GGCCGCTGCTATGGAGGTCGCTGTAAAACCCGGGACCGGCAGTGCCAGGCCCTTTGGGGCCATG CGGCTGCTGATCGCTTCTGCTACGAGAAGCTGAACGTGGAGGGGACAGAGCGTGGGAGCTGTGGGCGAAAGGGatcgggctgggtgcagtgcagTAAGCA GGACGTGCTGTGTGGCTTCCTCCTCTGTGTCAACATCTCTGGAGCTCCTCGGCTAGGGGACCTGGTGGGGGACATCAGTAGTGTCACCTTCTACCACCAGGGCAAGGAGCTGGACTGCAG GGGAGGCCACGTGCAGCTGGCAGATGGCTCCGACCTGAGCTACGTGGAGGACGGCACGGCCTGCGGACCCAACATGCTATGCCTGGACCATCGCTGCCTGCCAGCCTCCGCCTTCAACTTCAGCACCTGCCCCGGCAGTGGGGAGCGCCGGATTTGCTCCCACCATGGG GTCTGCAGCAATGAAGGCAAGTGCATTTGTCAGCCAGACTGGACAGGCAAAGACTGCAGTATCCACAACCCCCTGCCCACGTCCCCACCCACGGGGGAGACGGAGAGATACAAAG gtccCAGCGGTACCAACATCATCATTGGCTCCATCGCCGGGGCTGTCCTGGTTGCAGCCATCGTCCTGGGCGGCACAGGCTGGGGATTTaa